DNA sequence from the Cronobacter turicensis z3032 genome:
ATGGCGGCCGTCATAACCACTGCATGAGTTCACCGGTCTACCGCGACAAAACCGCGACCATCAACCGCCTGCTGGCGGAGCGTTACGCGCACCATCCGGCGGTGCTCGGCTGGCATATCTCCAACGAATATGGCGGCGAGTGTCACTGCGATTTATGCCAGGCGAATTTCCGCGGCTGGCTGAAAGCGCGCTACGGCACGCTCGATAAACTCAACGAGGCGTGGTGGAGCACCTTCTGGAGCCACACCTTTACCGACTGGTCGCAGATTGAATCCCCGGCGCCGCAGGGTGAAAACACCATTCACGGCCTGAATCTGGACTGGCGGCGCTTTAACACCGCGCAGGTGACCGATTTCTGTCGTCACGAACTGGCCCCGCTGAAAGCGGTGAACCCGGAATTACCGGCCACCACCAACTTCATGGAGTATTTCTACGATTACGACTACTGGCAGCTCGCCGAACCGCTCGATTTTATCTCCTGGGACAGCTACCCGATGTGGCACCGCGATAAAGACGAAACCGAGCTTGCCTGCTATACCGCGATGTATCACGACCTGATGCGCACGTTAAAGCACGGTAAACCGTTTGTGCTGATGGAATCGACGCCGGGCACGACCAACTGGCAGCCCACCAGCAAGCTGAAAAAGCCGGGGATGCATATTCTCTCTTCACTGCAGGCGGTGGCGCACGGCGCGGATTCGGTGCAGTACTTCCAGTGGCGCAAGAGCCGCGGCTCGGTGGAGAAATTCCACGGCGCGGTGGTGGATCACGTCGGCCATATCGATACCCGTATCGGGCGCGAAGTGGCGCAGCTTGGCGATATCCTAAGCCAGCTTGATCCGGTGGCCGGCGCGCGGGTAGACGCGCAGGTGGCGGTGATTTTCGACTGGGAAAGCCGCTGGGCGATGGACGACGCGCAGGGCCCGCGCAACCTGGGGCTGGAGTATGAAAAGACCGTCGCCGAGCACTACCGGCCGTTCTGGGAGCAGGGGATCGCGGTCGATATCATTAACGCCGACGCTGATCTGAGCGCCTATAAGCTGGTTATCGCGCCGATGCTTTACATGGTGCGCGACGGGTTTGCGCCGCGCGTTGAAGCCTTTGTCGAACAGGGCGGCCACTTCGTGACGACCTACTGGAGCGGCATCGTCAATGAAACCGATCTCTGCCATCTCGGCGGTTTCCCCGGCCCGCTGCGCAAGCTGCTGGGCATCTGGGCGGAAGAGATAGACTGCCTTGCCGACGGCGAACGCAACCTGATTCAGGGGCTGGCGGGCAACGAGGCGGGCTTGCAGGGGCCGTATCAGGTGCGCCATCTGTGCGATCTCATCCACACCGAAGGCGCGACGGCGCTCGCCACCTACCGCGACGATTTCTATGCCGGACGCGCGGCGGTGACGGTGAACGCATTAGGCGCGGGCAAGGCCTGGTATGTGGCCTCGCGTAACGATCTTGCCTTCCAGCGCGATTTCTTCGGCAACCTCATCAGCGAGCTGTCGCTGACGCGCGCGCTGGCGGCGGATTTCCCGCCGGGCGTCACCGCGCATGCCCGCCACGATGGCGAATCCGCGTTTATCTTCGTTGAAAACTACACCGGCGCGCCGCAGTCGGTGACGCTGCCGGAGGGCTGCGCCGATATGCTGACCGGCGATGCGCTGAGCGGCAGGCTGTCGCTCGCCCCCTGGGGCTGCCGCATTCTGCGCCGCCGCCTCGCCTGAGTTTTTCCCTGCGCGCCCGTTCAACCGAACGGGCGCTTTTTTATTATCTGGTCTGAAAAAGGAGCCGCTATGGTTAGCCTGAAATCGTTTCTGCACCACGTCACCCGCCCGCAGCCCGCCAGTACCCAGGCGTTAACCGATCCGGAGCGCGCGCAGATCGCGCGTCTGGTGGCGGATTTCGGCGGACAGGAGAATATCGAAAGCGTGGACGCCTGCATGACGCGTCTGCGCGTGAAAGTTAAAGAGCTTACCCGCGTCGATACCGAAGCGTTGCAGGCGGAAGGAGCGCTGGGGGTGATTATTCTCGGCCAGGAAGTGCATGCGATTTTCGGTAAACAGTCCGACGCGCTGCGCAAACTGCTGGATGAGCGTTTCAGAAGCGAGTGATAAAAAAACGGGATAACCCTGCATAAAAGGTTATCCCGCAAAAGGCAACGAGGGTGCGCCAGCGGCCGTTACGCCGTGATGGCAGTGCCATAACTCAGAGATACAACGCTTACTTCTGCGTGTCTGCCATGAGACAACGCCTGCGGGCGGCGGTTTCGGGCCGCCGCCCGCAACGCCTGACGCGCTGTTAGCGTCAGGGACGTTTGCTTACCACCAGGCCTCCACCTGAACACCGAAGTTCCAGGTATCGTTAGCGGTGCCATCCTGTAACGCTTTATTGTGCTGCGAATCGTTCAGATAAGAGGCGAACACGCGCAGCTCCGGACGCGACATAAATTCCGGGCCATCGGCGAGGCCAAGCGCGATAGTGTATTTCTCGCCGCTTTGCTTGCCATGCGTGCCGTTACTATAGGTCTCTTTCTGGTAAAACCCGCCCACTTCCCCGATGAGGCGCACATACTGCGTGAATTGATACTGGCCGCGGCCTACCAGCGAGAGGAGGCGCGATTTATCGGTCGTAGCGGTGATGTCGTCCGCCGAACCCCAGGTCAGCACATGGTTAAACGAGAACTTATCGGTAATCGGAATTAAACCGGTATTGATGACGCGATAGCCGGTGGCGTCGTTGACGTAGTTCCACATGTCATACCAGCCGCCGCCCTGCGAGACCATGTTCTGCGCGAGGCCTTTGTTGGCATACTGCAACACCAGTTTGTTATAGCCCCCGAGCATGTCCTGGCTGATTTCGCCGGTCAGCATCACGCCGTTGTCGGCTTCATACAGGCCGCCGTATTCTTTCTGTTTGTCGGTCGGGTTCGGCATGGCGTAGTCGATGCCAAACTCCGTCCAGGCGCCTGTCCATGGCTTCCAGCCTGCGTAACGCAGATCCAGATAGTTGATGTTAACGTCGTTATCGCCATCCACGCGGTAATCAAGATCGTTGGCGTCGCCGCGGATCCACGCGAAGGAGACCGCGCCCGGGCCTACGGTGTAGTTTTCGATCCCCGCGCCGGAGCCGGAGATGTTCCAGTATTTAGTATCGATGATGTGCAGATCGTGGCGCTGGTAATAGCGCTTGCCGCCCCAGATAACCGCGTTCGGATCGCCCGGGACCAGCCCTTTAATTTGCAGGTTTAACTGACGCAGGCCGAACTGGGCGTCGTCGTTAAGGGTGCTTTCGTTATCGTTGGAGCCGTCGGACACCATGCTGACCATGCTGTCGACATAAAAGCTAACTTCATCTTTCTTGTAGACTTCAGAGCCCAGTTCAACTTCGCCGTAGGTGTCGGTTTCGTTACCGAGACGCCCCAGCTTGTTTTTCTGCCACTCTTCCTGGCCACCATCCTGCGAGACGCCCACGCCGCCACGCAAATAGCCATGAAAATCAATGGGTACAGAAGATGACGCAGCCAGCACGCAAGGTGAAGTCAGCGCGGCGGCTAACGCAACGGCCACTGTGCGTAGCGTAGTGTTCATAGTAACCTCTTTTATTGTTTTGTATTACGTTCACATAACCGCAGCCATAAAACGCCTTTGCGAAATATCAGGCAATTTTGATCTTAATTAATTGTGACTCAGTGCAAAGAAATCAGGCAGTTTTGTAACAAATGGTGATGCTTCTCACGAGTTTTATGTATTGTGAACGTAGTACTTTAACAAGAGGAAGGATAACGGGGATTTGTGCAGAAAAGGTTTTTCCGGCTGGCCCCTGTTACAATCAGCGCAGCCCACGAAAAAGGAACCGGAACATGAAGTCTAAAAGCGCCACACTGGAAGACGTCGCCCGCCACGCGGGGGTTTCCTACCAGACGGTGTCTCGTGTACTGAATAAGTCTGCCAATGTCTCTGAAGCCACGCGCCGCAAGGTAGAAGAGGCGATTGCGCATCTGCGTTATGTGCCTAACCGGCTGGCGCAGCAGCTGGTCGGCAAGCAGAGCATGACGCTTGGCCTGGTCACCACGTCGCTTGCGCTGCATGCGCCTTCGCAGGTGGCGGCGGCGGTGAAACGTTACGCAAATCTGGATGGCTACCAGGTCTTGATCTCCATGATCGATGAGAACGTCAGCCAGGGCATTCAGGATTCTATCAACGAGCTCAAGTCGCAGCTGGTGGATAAGGTTATCATCAACGTACCGCTGGAGACGCAGGCGGCGGAGAAAATCGCCGCTGATAACGACGACATCCTGTGCCTGTTCCTGGACGTGGACCCGTACAGCTCGGTGTTTAACGTCTCTTTTAATCCGGCTGACGGCACGCGCGCGAGCGTGAAGTATTTATATGAGTTAGGGCATCGCGATATCGCGCTGTTGTCGGGCCCGGAGCGTTCGGTTTCCGCCCGGCTGCGCCTCAAAAGCTGGCTGGAGACGCTGGAGAGCTACGGGTTAACGCCGGTGAGCGTACTGCATGGCAACTGGGATGCGCAGAGCGGCTATGCGGGCGCGCTGCAAATGCTGCGCGAGGCGCCGCATTTTACCGCCGTGCTGGTGGCGAACGATCAGATGGCGCTTGGCGTGCTGAGCGCGTTTCATCAGCAGCAGCTCTCCATTCCGGGGCAGAAATCGGTGATCGGCTACGATGACACTTACGAAAGCTCGTTTTTCTACCCGGCGCTGACCACCGTGTCGCTCGATCTCGATATGCAGGGTAAAGAGGCGGTGCGCAGGCTGCTTGAAGCGAGCGAAAGCGACGCCTCGCGGCTCTCTTCCATTCTCCCGGCGCGGCTGGTGATTCGTCACTCCACGGGCCCGCGTGAAGACAACACCCCGGATATGCGCAAAATCGCCGATGAACTGCGGCTTATCGCAAGCCGCCTCAGCCAGTAACCCCGCCCGCCACGGGCCGCTGATGCGTAAGCGGCGGCCCGTTCGTTTCGCAATCCATGCTTTTCTCCCGCCTGTTTCTTGATACTTACCCTGATAAGTATTAAGTTGCCCTCCCGCTAACTGAAGGGAGCCCCCGATGACAGAAGATGAACGGTTTGCCCGCCGTCCGATGGGCATGCGCATGGCGATGATTGTGCGTCAGTGGCGCGCCATTATTGATAGCGCGATAACCGACACCGGCCTGACGCAGTCTGGCTGGACGGTGCTGATGCAGCTCGATCAGCAGGGGGATAATCTTTCGGTCAGCGAACTGGCGCAGGTGCAGGGCATTGAACTGCCGCCGCTCATGCGCACCCTGACATGCCTTGAAAGCAAAGGCTATCTGGTGCGCAGTCAGTCACCCTGGGACAAACGCATTCGCCTGGTTTCTCTTACCGACGAAGGGCGGGCGATGCTCGCCACGCTCACGACGGTGATTGAGGGCTACCAGGCGCGCGTGTCACAAAATATTCCCGCGCAGGATATGGACATCTTCAGCGACACACTAAACCAGATCGCGCGTAATCTGCGCACGATCCGCGACGAAGACGCTAACAACGCACAATAACTATGATGACTCCGGAACAAAAGTTTGCCCGCTGGGTAAGGGTGAGTATTGCCACTTTCCTGGCGATGTTCGTTTACTTCATTCTCGCCGATATCTGGATCCCGCTGACGCCGGATTCCACCGTGATGCGCGTGGTGACGCCCGTCTCCTCGCGTGTTTCAGGCTACGTGGCGGCGGTGCATGTCGCCAATAACAACCATGTGAAAAAGGGCGATCTGCTGTTTGAGCTGGATGCCGCGCCGTTTACCAACCGCGTCGAGGCGGCGGACATCGCGCTGCGCCAGGCGCGGCTGACTAACGAGCAACTGGACGCGCAGATTGTCGCCGCCAGGGCTAACCTCAACACCGCCCGCCTGACGGCCCGCAACGATAAAGTCACCTTTGACCGCTACCAGCGCCTGAGCGCGCTGCAAAACGTCTCGCAGCAGGATCTTGATAAGGTGCGCACCACCTGGCAGACCAGCGATCAGGCGGTGGCGCAACTGGAGGCGAAAATCAACGAACTGACCATTGAGCGCGGCGAACGCGACGACAACCGCAACGTCACAATACAAAAATACCGCAACGCCCTGCAGGACGCGCAGCTCAATCTCGGCTGGACGCAGATCCGCGCCGAGGCCGACGGCACCGTCAGCAATCTGCAATTAAGCCCCGGCTGGTTTGCCGCCGCCGGTACGCCCGCGCTGGCGCTGGTGAGCGAGCACACCGATATCGTGGCGGATTTTCGCGAGAAGAGCCTGCGCCACACGCACGTGGGCACCGACGCCGCGGTGGTGTTCGACGCGCTGCCAGGCCAGGTGTTCCATGCGCACGTCACCAGTCACGACGCCGGGATACTCGCCGGTCAGCAGGCGGTGAACGGCCAGCTGTCGCAGCCGGAGGAGTCGAACCGCTGGGTGCGCGACGCGCGCCGTATGCGTATTCACGTGGCGCTGGACGAGCCGTTGCCTGCGTCGCTGCCGACCGGCGCGCGCGCCACCGTGCAGCTCTATAACAGCGAAGGTCCGTTTGCCCGCTTCTTCTCCGGCCTACAGATCCACCTTATCAGCCTGCTGCATTATGTGTATTAACCATGTCCATTAACACGCTGGCGCGGGTCTTCACCCCGCATGGCAACATCGTCTACACGGCGAACGATTTCCGCCAGACGCTGCGCATCATGGTGGCGGGTGTCACGGCGCTCAGTATTTCGAGCTTCTATAACACCAGTTACGGGGTCTTTTTCGTTATTTACCCGATCATGTTGCTGTCGCTGGTGCCGGTCTTTAACCGCCACGTCGCGAAGCAGTTTATCTTCAGCGCGGCGCTGAACTGCGTCGAAATGGTGATTATCGTTGGCTATCTTGCGCAATGGCCGGTCATCATGACCGGCGTGGTGTTTGCGCTCTACGTAATGCGATTTCGCTTTATGAGCAAAGGGCCGCTGTTTCTCTTCGGCTCGATGGGCGTCGTCTGCCAGAGCGTGATGCTCAACTTTATGAGCTACCCGACCAGTGACTGGCACACGCTGCTGTTTTCCAATATGGAAGCGAGCGTCATGGCCGTGGGGTTAAGCGCGCTGATGCACTATCTGCTGCCGGACGTTGAACCGCGCAAGCCGCCGCCGCTGATTGAAAAAGACGCCGCGCGAGTGCGCCATGAATACCTGCTTTCCGGCACGGTAGCGACGCTCAATTTCGTGGTGTTTCAGATGGCGGATTTGAGCGACTCGCTCTCGGCGCTGATGGCGGGCATCCTGATCCTCTTTCCCATGCACTACCGCGGCGCGGTGTTAAGCTCGCTGTGGCGCGTGGTCGGCGTGGTGATTGGCTGTCTCTATGTG
Encoded proteins:
- the ganA gene encoding Beta-galactosidase galO, coding for MNKFAPLSPKVSALLHGADYNPEQWENYPGTVESDIAMMQQAKCNVMSVGIFSWAKLEPEEGVFRFEWLDEIIDKLYQGGIHVFLATPSGARPAWMSQKYPQVLRVGRDRVPALHGGRHNHCMSSPVYRDKTATINRLLAERYAHHPAVLGWHISNEYGGECHCDLCQANFRGWLKARYGTLDKLNEAWWSTFWSHTFTDWSQIESPAPQGENTIHGLNLDWRRFNTAQVTDFCRHELAPLKAVNPELPATTNFMEYFYDYDYWQLAEPLDFISWDSYPMWHRDKDETELACYTAMYHDLMRTLKHGKPFVLMESTPGTTNWQPTSKLKKPGMHILSSLQAVAHGADSVQYFQWRKSRGSVEKFHGAVVDHVGHIDTRIGREVAQLGDILSQLDPVAGARVDAQVAVIFDWESRWAMDDAQGPRNLGLEYEKTVAEHYRPFWEQGIAVDIINADADLSAYKLVIAPMLYMVRDGFAPRVEAFVEQGGHFVTTYWSGIVNETDLCHLGGFPGPLRKLLGIWAEEIDCLADGERNLIQGLAGNEAGLQGPYQVRHLCDLIHTEGATALATYRDDFYAGRAAVTVNALGAGKAWYVASRNDLAFQRDFFGNLISELSLTRALAADFPPGVTAHARHDGESAFIFVENYTGAPQSVTLPEGCADMLTGDALSGRLSLAPWGCRILRRRLA
- the lamB1 gene encoding Maltoporin 1, which encodes MTSPCVLAASSSVPIDFHGYLRGGVGVSQDGGQEEWQKNKLGRLGNETDTYGEVELGSEVYKKDEVSFYVDSMVSMVSDGSNDNESTLNDDAQFGLRQLNLQIKGLVPGDPNAVIWGGKRYYQRHDLHIIDTKYWNISGSGAGIENYTVGPGAVSFAWIRGDANDLDYRVDGDNDVNINYLDLRYAGWKPWTGAWTEFGIDYAMPNPTDKQKEYGGLYEADNGVMLTGEISQDMLGGYNKLVLQYANKGLAQNMVSQGGGWYDMWNYVNDATGYRVINTGLIPITDKFSFNHVLTWGSADDITATTDKSRLLSLVGRGQYQFTQYVRLIGEVGGFYQKETYSNGTHGKQSGEKYTIALGLADGPEFMSRPELRVFASYLNDSQHNKALQDGTANDTWNFGVQVEAWW
- the lacI gene encoding Lactose operon repressor, with translation MCAEKVFPAGPCYNQRSPRKRNRNMKSKSATLEDVARHAGVSYQTVSRVLNKSANVSEATRRKVEEAIAHLRYVPNRLAQQLVGKQSMTLGLVTTSLALHAPSQVAAAVKRYANLDGYQVLISMIDENVSQGIQDSINELKSQLVDKVIINVPLETQAAEKIAADNDDILCLFLDVDPYSSVFNVSFNPADGTRASVKYLYELGHRDIALLSGPERSVSARLRLKSWLETLESYGLTPVSVLHGNWDAQSGYAGALQMLREAPHFTAVLVANDQMALGVLSAFHQQQLSIPGQKSVIGYDDTYESSFFYPALTTVSLDLDMQGKEAVRRLLEASESDASRLSSILPARLVIRHSTGPREDNTPDMRKIADELRLIASRLSQ